Proteins from one Thermobifida alba genomic window:
- a CDS encoding helix-turn-helix transcriptional regulator, with translation MVRPVRITNRIRALRFAHGEMTQAELARRVGVTRQTVIAVEQGRHSPSLEVAFRIARVFGVPVDAVFSCAEEAEATP, from the coding sequence GTGGTGAGACCGGTCCGCATCACCAACCGCATCCGCGCCCTGCGCTTCGCGCACGGGGAGATGACCCAGGCGGAACTGGCGAGGCGTGTGGGGGTGACCCGCCAGACCGTCATCGCCGTCGAGCAGGGCCGCCACTCCCCCTCCCTGGAGGTGGCCTTCCGGATCGCCCGGGTGTTCGGGGTGCCGGTCGACGCCGTGTTCTCCTGCGCCGAGGAGGCGGAAGCCACCCCGTGA
- a CDS encoding DEAD/DEAH box helicase, with the protein MSLIDHLPKGTADPDTLFDAFALWAEERGLTLYPHQEEALIEVVSGSNVILNTPTGSGKSLVATGAIFAALARDECSFYTAPIKALVSEKFFDLCEVFGTENVGMMTGDASVNADAPIVCCTAEVLANIALRDGADADIGTVIMDEFHFYADPDRGWAWQVPLLELPQAQFLLMSATLGDVTRFEEDLTRRTGRATSVVSSAERPVPLFYSYRTTPLHETLEELLEAREAPIYIVHFTQAAAVERAQSLMSINMCSKAEKEAIAAEIGNFRFTTRFGRNLSRYVRHGIGVHHAGMLPKYRRLVERLAQRGLLKVICGTDTLGVGVNVPIRTVLFTALSKYDGSRVRRLSAREFHQIAGRAGRAGFDTVGNVVAQAPEHVVENEKALAKAGDDPKKRRKVVRKKPPEGFVGWDEAVFEKLINAQPEPLTSRFKVSNAMLLSVIARPGDCFAAMRHLLTDNHDDRKTQRRHIREAIAIYRSLLDGGIVEKLEEPDAEGRTARLTVDLQPDFALNQPLSTFALAAFELLDPASPSYALDVVSVVEATLDDPRQILAAQLNKARGEAVQQMKADGIEYEERMARLEEITYPKPLEELLEHAYETYRRGHPWVGDHPLQLKSVVRDMYERAMTFTDYIGHYELARSEGLVLRYLASAYKALTQTVPEDAKTEELRDLIEWLGELVRQVDSSLLDEWEQLTNPAEELPEDAPVETKPKPVTANQRAFRVLVRNELFRRVELAALRRYRELGELDGEDGWDAEAWEEAMSAYHAEHETLGTGPDARGPHLLLIEEREDSWEVRQVFDDPEGNHDWGISARVDLAASDAEGRAVVHVTAVDRKDSF; encoded by the coding sequence GTGAGCCTCATCGATCATCTCCCCAAGGGCACCGCCGACCCCGACACCCTGTTCGACGCCTTCGCGCTGTGGGCCGAGGAACGGGGGCTCACCCTCTACCCCCACCAGGAGGAAGCCCTCATCGAGGTGGTGTCGGGGTCCAACGTCATCCTCAACACCCCCACCGGCTCCGGCAAGAGCCTGGTGGCCACCGGCGCGATCTTCGCCGCACTGGCCCGCGACGAGTGCAGCTTCTACACCGCGCCGATCAAGGCCCTGGTGTCGGAGAAGTTCTTCGACCTGTGCGAGGTCTTCGGGACCGAGAACGTCGGCATGATGACCGGCGACGCCAGCGTCAACGCCGACGCGCCCATCGTGTGCTGCACCGCCGAGGTGCTGGCCAACATCGCGCTGCGCGACGGCGCCGACGCCGACATCGGCACCGTCATCATGGACGAGTTCCACTTCTACGCCGACCCCGACCGGGGCTGGGCCTGGCAGGTGCCGCTGCTGGAACTGCCGCAGGCGCAGTTCCTGCTCATGTCGGCCACGCTCGGCGACGTCACCCGCTTCGAGGAGGACCTGACCCGCCGCACCGGCCGCGCCACCAGCGTGGTCTCCTCGGCCGAGCGCCCGGTCCCGCTGTTCTACTCCTACCGGACCACCCCGCTGCACGAGACGCTGGAGGAACTGCTGGAGGCCCGCGAGGCCCCCATCTACATCGTGCACTTCACGCAGGCCGCCGCGGTGGAGCGCGCCCAGTCGCTGATGAGCATCAACATGTGCTCCAAGGCGGAGAAGGAGGCCATCGCCGCGGAGATCGGCAACTTCCGCTTCACCACCCGGTTCGGCCGCAACCTGTCCCGCTACGTGCGGCACGGCATCGGCGTGCACCACGCGGGCATGCTGCCCAAGTACCGGCGGCTGGTGGAGCGGCTGGCGCAGCGGGGCCTGCTCAAGGTCATCTGCGGCACCGACACCCTGGGGGTGGGCGTCAACGTGCCCATCCGCACCGTGCTGTTCACCGCGCTGTCCAAGTACGACGGCTCCCGGGTGCGCCGCCTCAGCGCCCGCGAGTTCCACCAGATCGCGGGCCGCGCGGGACGGGCCGGGTTCGACACGGTCGGCAACGTGGTGGCGCAGGCCCCCGAGCACGTGGTGGAGAACGAGAAGGCGCTGGCCAAGGCGGGCGACGACCCGAAGAAGCGGCGCAAGGTGGTGCGCAAGAAGCCGCCGGAGGGGTTCGTCGGCTGGGACGAGGCGGTCTTCGAGAAGCTGATCAACGCCCAGCCCGAGCCGCTGACCTCCCGGTTCAAGGTGAGCAACGCGATGCTGCTGAGCGTCATCGCCCGCCCCGGGGACTGCTTCGCGGCCATGCGGCACCTGCTCACCGACAACCACGACGACCGCAAAACCCAGCGCCGCCACATCCGCGAGGCCATCGCGATCTACCGGTCCCTGCTGGACGGCGGGATCGTGGAGAAGCTGGAGGAGCCCGACGCCGAGGGCCGCACCGCGCGGCTCACCGTCGACCTGCAGCCGGACTTCGCGCTCAACCAGCCGCTGTCCACGTTCGCGCTGGCCGCCTTCGAGCTGCTGGACCCCGCCTCGCCCAGCTACGCGCTGGACGTGGTGAGCGTGGTCGAGGCCACCCTCGACGACCCCCGGCAGATCCTCGCCGCCCAGCTCAACAAGGCGCGCGGCGAGGCGGTGCAGCAGATGAAGGCCGACGGGATCGAGTACGAGGAGCGGATGGCGCGGCTGGAGGAGATCACCTACCCCAAGCCGCTGGAGGAGCTGCTGGAGCACGCCTACGAGACCTACCGGCGCGGCCACCCCTGGGTGGGGGACCACCCGCTGCAGCTCAAGTCGGTGGTGCGCGACATGTACGAGCGCGCGATGACCTTCACCGACTACATCGGCCACTACGAGCTGGCCCGCTCCGAGGGGCTGGTGCTGCGCTACCTGGCCAGCGCCTACAAGGCGCTGACCCAGACGGTTCCCGAGGACGCCAAGACCGAGGAGCTGCGCGACCTGATCGAGTGGCTGGGCGAGCTGGTGCGCCAGGTCGACTCCAGCCTGCTGGACGAGTGGGAGCAGCTCACCAACCCGGCCGAGGAGCTGCCCGAGGACGCTCCCGTGGAGACCAAGCCCAAGCCGGTCACCGCCAACCAGCGCGCCTTCCGGGTGCTGGTGCGCAACGAGCTGTTCCGCCGGGTGGAGCTGGCCGCGCTGCGCCGCTACCGGGAGCTGGGCGAGCTGGACGGCGAGGACGGCTGGGACGCCGAGGCGTGGGAGGAGGCCATGTCCGCCTACCACGCCGAGCACGAGACGCTGGGCACCGGCCCCGACGCGCGCGGCCCGCACCTGCTGCTCATCGAGGAGCGGGAGGACTCCTGGGAGGTCCGGCAGGTCTTCGACGACCCGGAGGGCAACCACGACTGGGGGATCAGCGCCCGGGTGGACCTGGCCGCCTCCGACGCGGAGGGCCGTGCGGTCGTGCACGTGACGGCGGTGGACCGCAAGGACTCCTTCTGA
- a CDS encoding alpha/beta hydrolase family protein, which yields MSVTTPRRETSLLSRALRATAAAATAVVATVALAAPAQAANPYERGPYPTESMLEARSGPFSVSEERASRFGADGFGGGTIYYPRENNTYGAIAISPGYTGTQSSIAWLGERIASHGFVVIAIDTNTTLDQPDSRARQLNAALDYMLTDASSAVRNRIDASRLAVMGHSMGGGGTLRLASQRPDLKAAIPLTPWHLNKSWRDITVPTLIIGAEYDTIASVTLHSKPFYNSIPSSTDKAYLELDGASHFAPNITNKTIGMYSVAWLKRFVDEDTRYTQFLCPGPRTGLLSDVEEYRSTCPF from the coding sequence ATGTCGGTCACCACCCCCCGCCGGGAGACCTCGCTGCTCTCCCGCGCCCTGCGGGCCACCGCCGCGGCCGCCACGGCGGTCGTCGCCACCGTGGCGCTGGCCGCTCCGGCCCAGGCCGCCAACCCCTACGAACGCGGCCCCTACCCGACCGAGTCCATGCTGGAGGCGCGCAGCGGCCCCTTCTCCGTCAGCGAGGAGCGCGCCTCCCGCTTCGGCGCGGACGGCTTCGGCGGCGGCACCATCTACTACCCGCGGGAGAACAACACCTACGGCGCGATCGCCATCTCCCCCGGCTACACCGGCACCCAGTCCTCCATCGCCTGGCTGGGCGAGCGCATCGCCTCCCACGGCTTCGTCGTGATCGCCATCGACACCAACACCACGCTGGACCAGCCCGACAGCCGCGCCCGCCAGCTCAACGCCGCGCTGGACTACATGCTCACCGACGCCTCCTCGGCGGTGCGCAACCGCATCGACGCCAGCCGCCTGGCGGTCATGGGCCACTCCATGGGCGGCGGCGGCACCCTGCGCCTGGCCTCCCAGCGCCCCGACCTGAAGGCCGCCATCCCGCTGACCCCCTGGCACCTCAACAAGTCCTGGCGCGACATCACCGTGCCGACCCTGATCATCGGCGCCGAGTACGACACCATCGCCTCGGTCACCCTGCACTCCAAGCCGTTCTACAACAGCATCCCCAGCTCCACCGACAAGGCCTACCTGGAGCTCGACGGAGCGAGCCACTTCGCGCCCAACATCACCAACAAGACCATCGGCATGTACAGCGTGGCCTGGCTCAAGCGCTTCGTGGACGAGGACACCCGCTACACCCAGTTCCTCTGCCCCGGACCGCGCACCGGCCTGCTCAGCGACGTCGAGGAGTACCGCTCCACCTGCCCGTTCTAG
- a CDS encoding MarR family winged helix-turn-helix transcriptional regulator, with protein MSSGDPGIGDPLTLENQVCFALTIAARNVVALYRPVLAPLGLTHPQYLVMLALWQFAPLSVKELATLLELDSATLSPLLKRLEAAGLVRRERDPEDERRLVVTLTPAGREMREQARDIPERMMRLLGMDAAELHQLNAVLSRLNAAATGAGRADADS; from the coding sequence GTGAGCAGCGGCGATCCCGGCATCGGCGATCCGCTGACCCTGGAGAACCAGGTCTGCTTCGCGCTGACGATCGCGGCGCGCAACGTGGTCGCGCTCTACCGTCCGGTGCTGGCCCCGCTCGGCCTGACCCACCCGCAGTACCTGGTGATGCTGGCGCTGTGGCAGTTCGCCCCCCTGTCGGTCAAGGAGTTGGCGACCCTGCTGGAACTGGACTCCGCGACCCTCTCCCCCCTGCTCAAGCGCCTGGAGGCGGCGGGCCTGGTGCGCCGGGAGCGCGACCCCGAGGACGAGCGCCGGCTCGTGGTGACCCTCACTCCCGCCGGCCGCGAGATGCGCGAGCAGGCCCGGGACATCCCCGAGCGGATGATGCGCCTGCTGGGCATGGACGCCGCGGAACTCCACCAGCTCAACGCCGTGCTCTCCCGGCTCAACGCGGCGGCGACCGGCGCCGGCCGCGCCGACGCCGACTCCTGA
- the ctaD gene encoding cytochrome c oxidase subunit I: MTSTDHKVLGYLYLITSFVFFVVAGVMALLIRAELMLPGMQLMNNETYNQLFTMHGTVMLFLFATPLFAGFANVLVPLQIGAPDVAFPRLNQLGYYLFLFGGLITVSGFFTPGGAASFGWFAYAPLSDAVRSPGIGGDLWILGLALAGLASILGAVNFITTILCMRAPGMTMFRMPIFTWNAALTSVLILLTFPVLTAALVALLADRIVGAHVYDPAHGGPILYQHLFWFFGHPEVYVLALPFFGIATEILPVFSRKPIFGYKSLIGATIAIAGLSGTVWAHHMFPTGAVLLPFFSFMTFLIAVPTGVKFFNWIGTMWRGQLTFESPMLFTIGFMVTFLFGGLTGVMLASPPLDFHVADSYFVVAHFHYTLFGTVVFAMFAGFYFWWPKFTGKMLDETLAKWHFWTLFFGFHGTFLVQHWLGAEGMPRRYADYLPSDGFTLLNQISSVSSFVLGASTLVFLYNVWVTHKKAPKVTVDDPWGYGCSLEWATSCPPPRHNFTSLPRIRSERPAFDLHHPYAAVVTEQADAPQRR, encoded by the coding sequence ATGACGTCGACCGACCACAAGGTCCTCGGGTACCTGTACCTGATCACCTCGTTCGTGTTCTTCGTCGTCGCCGGCGTCATGGCGCTGCTGATCCGGGCCGAGCTGATGCTCCCCGGCATGCAGCTGATGAACAACGAGACCTACAACCAGCTGTTCACCATGCACGGCACGGTGATGCTGTTCCTATTCGCGACACCGCTGTTCGCGGGCTTCGCCAACGTGCTGGTGCCGCTGCAGATCGGCGCGCCCGACGTGGCCTTCCCCCGGCTCAACCAGCTCGGGTACTACCTGTTCCTGTTCGGCGGCCTGATCACGGTCTCCGGGTTCTTCACCCCCGGCGGCGCGGCGAGCTTCGGCTGGTTCGCCTACGCGCCGCTGTCGGACGCGGTGCGCTCCCCCGGCATCGGCGGCGACCTGTGGATCCTCGGACTGGCGCTGGCCGGCCTGGCCTCGATCCTGGGCGCGGTCAACTTCATCACCACGATCCTGTGCATGCGCGCGCCCGGCATGACCATGTTCCGCATGCCGATCTTCACCTGGAACGCGGCGCTGACCAGCGTGCTGATCCTGCTCACCTTCCCGGTGCTCACCGCGGCCCTCGTCGCGCTGCTCGCCGACCGGATCGTGGGCGCCCACGTCTACGACCCCGCGCACGGCGGCCCGATCCTCTACCAGCACCTGTTCTGGTTCTTCGGCCACCCGGAGGTCTACGTCCTGGCCCTGCCGTTCTTCGGCATCGCCACCGAGATCCTGCCGGTGTTCAGCCGCAAGCCGATCTTCGGCTACAAGAGCCTCATCGGCGCCACCATCGCCATCGCCGGCCTCTCCGGGACCGTGTGGGCGCACCACATGTTCCCCACCGGCGCGGTGCTGCTGCCGTTCTTCTCCTTCATGACCTTCCTCATCGCGGTGCCCACCGGCGTGAAGTTCTTCAACTGGATCGGCACCATGTGGCGCGGCCAGCTCACCTTCGAGTCCCCGATGCTGTTCACCATCGGCTTCATGGTGACCTTCCTGTTCGGCGGACTCACCGGGGTCATGCTCGCGTCCCCGCCGCTGGACTTCCACGTCGCCGACTCCTACTTCGTGGTGGCCCACTTCCACTACACCCTCTTCGGCACCGTGGTGTTCGCGATGTTCGCGGGCTTCTACTTCTGGTGGCCCAAGTTCACCGGGAAGATGCTCGACGAGACGCTGGCCAAGTGGCACTTCTGGACGCTGTTCTTCGGCTTCCACGGCACCTTCCTGGTGCAGCACTGGCTGGGCGCGGAGGGCATGCCGCGGCGCTACGCCGACTACCTGCCCAGCGACGGGTTCACGCTGCTCAACCAGATCTCGTCGGTGTCCTCCTTCGTGCTGGGCGCCTCCACCCTGGTCTTCCTCTACAACGTCTGGGTGACCCACAAGAAGGCGCCGAAGGTCACCGTGGACGACCCGTGGGGCTACGGCTGCTCCCTGGAGTGGGCGACCTCCTGCCCGCCGCCGCGGCACAACTTCACCTCGCTGCCGCGCATCCGCAGCGAGCGCCCCGCCTTCGACCTGCACCACCCCTACGCCGCCGTCGTCACCGAGCAGGCGGACGCCCCGCAGCGGAGGTGA
- a CDS encoding methyltransferase domain-containing protein, translating into MTFEAALRAAGVSDRVAEAFARVPRHPFIPDRIWHRGRPVDRAADPDRWRRLVDTDDAVVTQVDDGAENGPGLPTSSSSAPSIMAAMLDALDVHPGQWVLEIGTGTGWNAALLCELVGDADRVTTVEVDPVLAERARGALEAAGYRTRVVTGDGAAGFPALAPYDRIIATCTVRDVPKDWLVQIRDGGLVVTPWSPQPSGPGGVLARLRVRGDTAEGRFIQGLSFMWLRAQRNRGGTPHDLNATADQIRPIEAGQDLLLDGTVVLPLMLMLPAWRFGMRRSPEGMVIWLSATDSPSWARVYEDRVEQGGPRRLWDELEQAHAWWDQRGRPGVEEFGLTVGARGHTVWLGSPDGPSWRHG; encoded by the coding sequence ATGACATTCGAAGCAGCACTGCGCGCGGCGGGGGTGTCCGACCGGGTCGCCGAGGCGTTCGCGCGGGTGCCGCGCCACCCGTTCATCCCCGACCGGATCTGGCACCGCGGCCGACCCGTGGACCGGGCCGCCGACCCGGACCGGTGGCGGCGCCTGGTCGACACCGACGACGCGGTCGTGACGCAGGTCGACGACGGCGCCGAGAACGGACCGGGCCTCCCCACGTCGTCCTCCAGCGCGCCGAGCATCATGGCCGCCATGCTGGACGCGCTGGACGTCCACCCCGGCCAATGGGTCCTGGAGATCGGCACCGGCACCGGATGGAACGCCGCGCTCCTCTGCGAACTGGTGGGGGATGCGGACCGGGTCACGACCGTCGAGGTCGACCCGGTGCTCGCCGAGCGGGCGCGGGGCGCACTGGAGGCCGCCGGATACCGGACACGGGTCGTGACCGGCGACGGTGCGGCCGGGTTCCCCGCACTCGCACCCTACGACCGGATCATCGCCACCTGCACGGTGCGGGACGTCCCGAAGGACTGGCTCGTACAGATCCGCGACGGCGGCCTGGTCGTCACCCCGTGGTCGCCCCAGCCGTCCGGCCCGGGCGGTGTGCTCGCCCGGCTCCGGGTGCGCGGCGACACCGCCGAAGGCCGGTTCATCCAAGGCCTGTCGTTCATGTGGCTGCGCGCCCAGCGCAACAGGGGCGGTACACCGCACGACCTGAACGCCACCGCCGACCAGATCCGCCCGATCGAGGCCGGGCAGGACCTCCTGCTCGACGGGACGGTCGTGCTGCCGCTGATGCTGATGCTCCCCGCTTGGCGGTTCGGCATGCGACGCAGCCCCGAGGGCATGGTGATCTGGCTCTCCGCCACCGACTCGCCGTCGTGGGCGCGGGTGTACGAGGACCGGGTCGAGCAGGGCGGGCCGCGCCGACTGTGGGACGAACTGGAGCAGGCGCACGCCTGGTGGGACCAGCGAGGCCGCCCGGGGGTCGAGGAGTTCGGGCTGACCGTCGGAGCGCGGGGCCACACGGTCTGGCTGGGCTCCCCCGACGGCCCGTCCTGGCGGCACGGGTAA